A stretch of Vespula vulgaris chromosome 5, iyVesVulg1.1, whole genome shotgun sequence DNA encodes these proteins:
- the LOC127063738 gene encoding serine/threonine-protein kinase Pink1, mitochondrial gives MSIRAATYRFLQNGRVLLRTLRNKENLYSNDNPKNYLNKIHVVQVGKSQGHQPQGNSTNVSTTGRHFGFLGSHARRLFVDNILKRVTSRLAADLRKRAARRLVFGDSAPFFALVGTSLASGSGILTKDDELEGVCWEIREAISKLQWNMPQNDKNYDVTKTNEDGVSLKDFEIGPIIAKGCSAAVYSARSKETMHIENIIQSDTYGKNKDVHLFPLALKMMFNYDAESNATTILRAMYRETIPARNRHNNEELAEWEQRMAENMSVLPPHPNIVVMYYVFTDRVPALPESWVIYPDALPARINPHGSGRNMSLFLLMKRYDTTLKEYLSTHSVNIRESILLLAQLLEGIAHINAHGIAHRDLKSDNILLDLSEETDNCPSLVITDFGCCLADKTYSLYMPYNTDNIDKGGNIALMAPEVISANPGPFTSINYTKADLWTAGTIAYEIFGEKNPFLESSDEKAVLKNYTYKEQHLPSFSNDVPNIIVALIKNMLSRNFSKRHNAEMAATIMQLYLWAPSSWFRTEGKVPSSNEIMEWLLCLTTKVLCEGRNSTLLLRKTLNDENEQSSYRQLLSTRSCGRRTMPEYQLIASFLGRVTLSNVRNALRWIQKNV, from the exons ATGTCGATTCGGGCGGCAACTTACCGTTTCCTACAAAATGGTCGGGTCTTACTACGTACCCtcagaaataaagaaaatttatattctaacGATAATCCGAAGAATTACCTCAACAAGATACACGTTGTGCAAGTAG gCAAGTCCCAGGGCCATCAGCCCCAAGGGAATAGCACTAATGTCTCTACAACAGGTAGACATTTTGGGTTCTTGGGATCTCATGCAAGACGtttatttgttgataatatcttaaaaagaGTCACAAGTAGGCTTGCTGCTGATTTACGAAAACGTGCAGCTAGACGTCTTGTATTTGGTGATTCTGCTCCATTTTTTGCACTTGTTGGTACATCATTAGCATCAGGAAGTGGAATATTAACGAAAGATGATGAATTGGAAGGAGTTTGCTGGGAAATTCGt GAAGCAATATCAAAATTACAATGGAACATGCCccaaaatgataaaaattatgatgTAACTAAAACCAATGAAGATGGTGTAAgtttaaaagattttgaaattgGTCCTATCATTGCTAAAGGTTGCTCTGCTGCTGTATATTCAGCAAGATCTAAAGAAACTATGCATATTGAAAACATCATTCAATCAGATACTTATGGCAAGAATAAAGATGTACATTTATTTCCTTTGGCATTAAAAATGATGTTCAATTATGATGCAGAATCTAATGCAACAACAATACTTAGAGCTATGTATCGTGAAACTATTCCTGCTAGGAATCGGCATAACAACGAAGAATTAGCAGAATGGGAACAAAGGATGGCTGAAAATATGTCTGTGTTGCCTCCTCATCCTAATATTGTAGTaatgtattatgtatttacTGATAGAGTCCCAGCTTTACCTGAGTCATGGGTGATATATCCTGATGCTCTACCAGCAAGAATTAATCCTCATGGATCTGGCAGAAATATGAGCCTTTTTTTGTTGATGAAAAG ATATGATACTACTTTGAAAGAATACTTATCTACACACAGTGTGAATATACGCgaatcaatattattactaGCTCAGCTATTGGAAGGAATTGCTCATATAAATGCTCATGGCATAGCACACAG AGACCTCAAGAGTGATAATATACTACTTGATTTATCAGAAGAGACTGATAATTGCCCTTCTTTGGTGATCACCGATTTTGGCTGTTGTTTAGCTGACAAAACTTACAGTTTATATATGCCTTATAATACTGACAACATTGACAAAGGTGGCAATATAGCACTGATGGCACCAGAGGTTATATCAGCAAATCCGGGACCTTTCAcaagtataaattatactaaAGCAGATCTTTGGACTGCTGGCACTATAGCTTATGAAATTTTTGGTGAAAAGAATCCATTCCTTGAAAGTTCTGATGAAAAGGCTGtacttaaaaattatacttataaAGAGCAGCATCTTCCTTCATTTTCAAATGATGTTCCAAACATTATTGTTGCTTTGATAAAGAATATGCtttcgagaaatttttctaag AGACATAATGCAGAAATGGCAGCAACAATAATGCAATTGTATTTATGGGCACCTAGTTCATGGTTTAGAACTGAAGGCAAAGTACCTTCTAGTAATGAA ATCATGGAGTGGCTATTGTGTTTGACAACCAAAGTCCTTTGTGAAGGCCGCAATAGTACACTGTTATTAAGAAAAACACtaaatgatgaaaatgaaCAAAGTTCCTATCGGCAATTGTTATCAACACGTTCATGCGGGAGACGCACAATGCCAGAATATCAATTGATCGCCAGTTTTCTCGGCAGAGTTACCCTCTCAAACGTTAGAAATGCTTTACGATGGATACAAAAAAATGTGTAA